Proteins from one Aureimonas sp. SA4125 genomic window:
- the mutS gene encoding DNA mismatch repair protein MutS: protein MMAQYIEIKAANPDCLLFYRMGDFYELFFDDAAIASRALGITLTKRGKHLGDDIPMAGVPVVAADDYLQKLIGLGHRVAVCEQIEDPAEAKKRGGKSVVRRDVVRLVTPGTITEERLLDPGRPNFLMSLSRLGGSGLQAEFALAWADLSTGQFSVKTTSAGQLLTDIQAIEPSEIVVADTVFHDAVLKPVFQRLGPLARPEPAVLFDGATAAARLCRFYDVATLEGFGGFGRAELSAAAALLSYLTKTQFAARPALARPTRLESGAIMLIDPATRASLELTRTGDGQRKGSLLATIDRTATGAGSRLLAQRLASPLTQPAAIRRRHDGVACFVADGALRENLRQRLKRLPDTERALSRLSLGRAGPRDLAAVRDGLMVAAEIEALLAGTELPAELLEAVAGLRSLPMAMAADLTAMLADPAPLQKRDGGFVRDGAIEALDAARALRDHSRQVIAELQARYAGETGVRNLRIKHNNVLGYFVEVAEGQAAALQGSDALRAEFQHRQTMANCMRFSTLELSDLESRIAGAASDALALELGAFEAAAGAVVAAAGALQAGAAALAVIDVAAALAELAVAENWSRPEVDDSLAFVIEGGRHPVVEAALKAGSGTPFVANDCDLSPPTGAGKAGAIWLLTGPNMGGKSTFLRQNALIAVLAQAGAYVPAASAHIGVVERLFSRVGASDDLAEGRSTFMVEMVETAAILNQAGPTTLVILDEIGRGTATYDGLSIAFASVEHLHEVNRCRALFATHFHEMTALSARLSRLKNATMRVKEWEGEVIFLHEVRPGVADRSYGVQVAKLAGLPASVIERARQVLAELEKGEQGEKRTAFIDDLPLFAALARRPADKPAEASPALAMLAEIHPDEMSPREALEVLYRLKSLA, encoded by the coding sequence ATGATGGCGCAATATATCGAGATCAAGGCGGCCAATCCCGATTGCCTCCTGTTCTACCGGATGGGCGACTTCTACGAGCTGTTCTTCGACGACGCGGCCATCGCCTCGCGCGCCCTGGGCATCACGCTGACGAAGCGCGGCAAGCATCTGGGCGACGACATTCCGATGGCCGGCGTGCCGGTGGTGGCCGCCGACGACTATCTGCAGAAGCTGATCGGCCTGGGCCACCGGGTCGCCGTCTGCGAGCAGATCGAGGATCCCGCCGAGGCTAAGAAGCGCGGCGGCAAGTCGGTGGTGCGACGCGACGTCGTGCGCCTCGTCACCCCCGGCACGATCACCGAGGAGCGGCTGCTCGATCCCGGCCGCCCGAATTTTCTGATGAGCCTGTCCCGCCTTGGCGGCTCGGGTCTGCAGGCGGAGTTTGCGCTGGCCTGGGCGGATCTCTCGACCGGTCAATTCTCTGTCAAGACGACGTCGGCCGGCCAGCTCCTCACCGACATCCAGGCGATCGAGCCCTCCGAGATCGTCGTCGCCGACACGGTGTTTCACGACGCCGTGCTGAAGCCCGTCTTCCAGCGGCTGGGGCCCCTCGCGCGGCCCGAGCCGGCCGTGCTCTTCGACGGCGCGACGGCGGCAGCCCGGCTCTGCCGCTTCTACGACGTCGCCACTCTCGAAGGCTTTGGCGGATTCGGCCGGGCGGAGCTCTCCGCTGCCGCGGCCCTCCTCTCCTATCTGACCAAGACGCAGTTCGCCGCGCGGCCGGCCCTTGCTCGTCCGACACGCCTGGAGAGCGGCGCGATCATGCTGATCGACCCGGCGACGCGGGCAAGCCTCGAACTCACGCGCACCGGCGATGGCCAGCGCAAGGGCAGCCTCCTCGCCACCATCGACCGCACGGCCACGGGCGCCGGCTCGCGCCTCCTCGCCCAGCGCCTCGCCAGCCCTTTGACCCAGCCTGCCGCGATCCGGCGGCGGCACGATGGGGTCGCCTGCTTCGTCGCCGACGGCGCCCTGCGCGAAAACTTGCGCCAGCGCCTGAAACGACTGCCCGACACCGAGCGGGCGCTGTCGCGGCTGTCGCTGGGGCGCGCCGGTCCGCGCGACCTCGCCGCCGTCCGCGACGGCCTGATGGTGGCGGCCGAGATCGAGGCGCTCCTCGCCGGTACCGAATTGCCGGCGGAACTCCTGGAGGCCGTCGCCGGCCTGCGATCCCTGCCCATGGCGATGGCGGCGGATCTGACGGCGATGCTGGCCGATCCCGCGCCCCTCCAGAAACGCGATGGCGGATTCGTGCGCGACGGCGCGATCGAGGCGCTGGATGCCGCCCGCGCCCTGCGCGACCATTCGCGTCAGGTCATCGCCGAACTGCAGGCGCGGTATGCCGGCGAGACCGGGGTCCGCAATCTCCGGATCAAGCACAACAACGTCCTTGGCTACTTCGTCGAGGTGGCCGAGGGCCAGGCGGCGGCGCTGCAGGGAAGCGATGCCCTCAGGGCCGAATTCCAGCACCGCCAGACCATGGCCAACTGCATGCGCTTCTCGACGCTGGAGCTGTCGGATCTCGAAAGCCGCATCGCCGGGGCGGCGAGCGACGCGCTGGCGCTGGAACTCGGCGCCTTCGAGGCTGCGGCGGGCGCCGTCGTGGCGGCGGCCGGGGCGCTGCAGGCGGGCGCTGCGGCGCTGGCCGTCATCGACGTCGCGGCAGCACTGGCGGAACTGGCGGTCGCCGAGAACTGGTCGCGGCCCGAGGTCGACGACAGCCTCGCCTTCGTCATCGAGGGCGGCCGCCATCCCGTGGTGGAAGCTGCGCTGAAGGCCGGCTCGGGCACGCCTTTCGTCGCCAACGACTGCGATCTCTCGCCGCCGACCGGCGCCGGCAAGGCCGGCGCGATCTGGCTCCTGACCGGCCCGAACATGGGCGGCAAGTCGACCTTTCTGCGCCAGAACGCACTGATCGCGGTGCTCGCCCAGGCCGGCGCCTACGTGCCGGCGGCATCGGCCCATATCGGCGTCGTCGAGCGCCTCTTTTCGCGCGTCGGCGCCTCCGACGATCTGGCCGAGGGGCGCTCGACCTTCATGGTCGAGATGGTCGAGACGGCGGCGATCCTCAATCAGGCCGGACCGACGACGCTCGTCATCCTCGACGAGATCGGTCGGGGCACCGCGACCTATGACGGCCTGTCGATCGCCTTCGCCTCGGTCGAGCACCTGCACGAGGTCAACCGCTGCCGGGCGCTGTTTGCCACGCACTTTCACGAGATGACGGCGCTCTCGGCGCGCCTTAGCCGCTTGAAGAACGCCACCATGCGGGTGAAGGAATGGGAGGGAGAGGTGATCTTTCTGCACGAGGTGCGGCCCGGCGTCGCCGATCGCTCCTACGGCGTGCAGGTTGCCAAGCTCGCCGGCCTGCCCGCCTCGGTGATCGAACGCGCCCGGCAGGTCCTGGCCGAACTGGAAAAGGGCGAGCAGGGCGAGAAGCGCACCGCCTTCATCGACGACCTGCCGCTGTTTGCCGCGCTCGCCCGGCGCCCGGCGGACAAGCCGGCGGAGGCGTCGCCCGCGCTGGCGATGCTGGCCGAGATCCATCCCGACGAGATGAGCCCGCGCGAGGCGCTCGAGGTGCTCTACCGCCTGAAATCGCTCGCTTGA